One genomic region from Anticarsia gemmatalis isolate Benzon Research Colony breed Stoneville strain chromosome 7, ilAntGemm2 primary, whole genome shotgun sequence encodes:
- the LOC142974186 gene encoding solute carrier family 22 member 3-like: MSDKIGRKRMVIFNMLAAGILGVTKSAVTSYWVFIALEMLEPLFGECYSTIFTLAVEMVTKKHRPVMIVVLSTFATIGQILMAVIAYYTPEWRNFLICIYAPGLFIIMYSFLMDESLRWLLIKGKKAEAEEIIRAAAKMNKIKVDENALENLKCEEEVTSAMSLSSALSGLILLYVLTKFKRKGPLILALTLTGLFCMTQAFVPKEYRWLSTLLYLCGKVNASISLRVSYLYTTELFPTYTRNTMLALCSSLGRTATLLAPQTPLLLKYWSGLPSLLVGILSLMTASVVTLMPDTSEDVLPDNVRQAEIVGTKKEKEMCSKL; this comes from the exons ATGTCAGACAA AATAGGCAGAAAGAGAATGGTAATATTCAACATGCTGGCCGCTGGTATCCTCGGCGTAACAAAGAGTGCGGTCACATCGTACTGGGTATTTATAGCACTTGAAATGTTGGAACCGCTGTTCGGAGAATGTTACTCCACTATCTTCACTCTTG CTGTGGAAATGGTCACCAAAAAACATCGACCAGTGATGATTGTTGTATTATCAACTTTTGCCACCATAGGACAGATCTTAATGGCTGTAATAGCGTATTATACACCTGAATGGAGAAATTTCCTTATATGCATCTACGCTCCGGGCCTTTTCATCATTATGTACTCATTTTTGATGGACGAGAGTCTAAGATGGCTGCTTATCAAAGGAAAGAAGGCAGAAGCAGAAGAAATAATAAGAGCAGCTGctaaaatgaacaaaataaaagtagacGAAAATGCTTTAGAGAATTTGAAATGCGAAGAAGAAGTTACAAGCGCAA TGTCGTTGTCTAGTGCTCTTTCCGGGTTGATATTGTTGTATGTATTGACAAAGTTCAAAAGGAAAGGACCGTTGATTCTGGCGTTGACGCTGACTGGACTGTTTTGTATGACGCAGGCGTTTGTTCCTAAag AATACAGATGGCTATCAACATTACTATATCTCTGCGGGAAGGTCAACGCGAGCATCAGTCTCCGAGTATCGTACCTGTACACAACAGAACTATTCCCGACATACACACGCAACACCATGCTTGCACTGTGTTCTTCGTTGGGCAGAACTGCTACTTTACTGGCTCCACAAACTCCTTTACTG TTAAAATACTGGTCAGGTCTACCATCCCTCCTGGTCGGGATTCTATCCCTCATGACTGCGTCAGTAGTGACGCTGATGCCGGACACTTCAGAAGACGTCCTGCCAGACAACGTGAGACAAGCGGAAATTGTCGGAACGAAGAAGGAAAAGGAAATGTGCTCTAAGTTGTAA